The Cervus elaphus chromosome 9, mCerEla1.1, whole genome shotgun sequence genomic interval CCCAGAAGCAACGCAGCGcggccaaaattttaaaaaaaaaacaaaacaaatctggGAACACTGCATCCATTTCAACCCAGAAAATACAAGTTCCTCTGAGGACGCGTGGTGGCGCTGCAGGATAAGAAGGTACGAACCTAAACCGCAGCTGCCGTTCTATTAAAAGCAGAACTCGTAAGCAGAGCCTGGAAGCCAACGGGAAGCTTGGATGTCACAGTAGAAGGACTAGGTCTTCCGTAAAGGGCTACTCACGGAAATATTTCTGAGGTAAACCACAAGACATTGAGGCCTTTACAGCTCTGCGGAACCATCCTCGCCAGTGGCTATTCCGGGCAAGAACAATGGAGGCCAGCAGGAAGCTCGTTTGCAGACAAAGGCaagtccttttcttctttctcttcttacaCTTAGCTCTGGCGGGCATTGAATTTAGGCGTTATTCTGTGGTGGAGGAAGCTGAAGGGAGCTCTTTTGTAACCAATTTAGCAAAAGACTTGGGTCTGGGGCAGGGGGAACTCTCCAGGCGGGGAACAAGGGTCATTTCCAAAGGGAACAAACTGTATTTGCAGCTGGATCAGGAGTCTGGGGATTTACTGCTAAATGAGAAACTGGACCGCGAGGAACTGTGTGGTCAGAGCGAACCATGTGTGCTGCGTTTCCAGGTTTTGCTAGAGAATCCCTTAGAGTTTTTTCAAGCTGAGCTACAGGTAATAGACATAAATGACcatactccagtgttcatggaCGGAGATATGTTGTTAAAAATATCAGAGAGCAGTCTTCCTGGCACTACATTTCCTCTGAAGAATGCTCAGGACATGGATGTAGgccaaaataatattgaaaattatataatcaGTCCCAACTCCTATTTTCGGGTCCTCACTCGCAAACGCAGCGATGGCAGAAAATATCCGGAACTTGTGCTGGACAAAGTGCTGGATCGCGAGGAGGAAGCTGAGCTCAGGTTAACCCTCACTGCTCAGGATGGTGGTTCTCCACCACGGTCTGGCACCGCTCACGTCTACATAGAAGTCATAGACATCAATGATAACGCCCCTGAATTTGAGCAGCCTTTCTACAGAATAAAGATCCCTGAGGACAGTCCCAAAGGCTTCCTTGTTGTCAAAGTCTCTGCTACCGATGTAGACATAGGAGTCAATGGAGAGATTTCCTATTCACTTTCCCAGGCTTCAGAAGACATCAGCAAAACCTTTGAGATCAATGCCATGACTGGAGAGATTCGACTGAAAAAACAACTTGATTTCGAAACAACTCAGTCCTATGAGGTCAATATCGAGGCCAGAGATACTGGAAGCCTTTCTGGAAAATGTACCGTTCTGATTCAAGTCGTGGATGTGAACGACAATGCCCCAGAAGTCACCATGTCTGCACTTACCGGACAGATCCCTGAGAACTCGCCTGAGACTGTGGTTGCAGTTTTCAGTGTTTCAGATCTTGACTCTGAAGAGAATGGTAAAGTAAGTTGCTCCATTCAGTACGATCTACCGTTTTTGCTGAAATCTTCCATGGAAAATTTTTACACTCTAGTAACAGAGCGACCGCTAGACAGAGAGACCAGAGCCGAATACAACATCACGATCACGGTCACGGACTTGGGGACACCCAGACTGAAAACCCAGCACAACATAACCGTGCTGGTGGCCGACGTCAACGACAACGCCCCCGCCTTCACCCAGACCTCCTACACCCTGTGGGTCCGCGAGAACAACAGCCCCGCCCTGCACATCGGCACCGTCAGCGCCACAGACACAGACGCGGGCGCCAACGCCCAGGTCACCTACTCGCTGCTGCCGCCGCCAGACCCGCACCTGCCCCTCGCCTCCCTCGTGTCCATCAACCCCGACAACGGCCACCTCTTCGTCCTCACGTCCCTGGACTACGAGGCCCTGCGGGCCTTCGAGTTCCGCGTGGGCGCCGCCGACCGCGGCTCGCCCGCGCTCAGCAGCCAGGCGCTGGTGCGCGTGCTCGTGGCGGACGCCAACGACAACGCGCCCTTCGTGCTCTACCCGCTGCAGAACGCCTCGGCGCCCTGCACCGAGCTGGTGCCCAGGGCGGCCGAGCCCGGCTACCTGGTGACCAAGGTGGTGGCGGTGGACGGCGACGCGGGCCAGAACGCCTGGCTGTCGTACCAGCTGCTCAAGGCCACGGAGCCCGGGCTGTTCGGCGTGTGGGCGCACAACGGCGAGGTGCGCACGGCGCGGCTGCTGAGCGAGCGCGACGCGCCCAAGCAGCGGCTGGTGGTGCTGGTCAAGGACAACGGCGAGCCGCCGCTGTCGGCCAGCGTCACGCTGCACGTGCTGCTGGTGGACGGCTTCTCGCAGCCCTACCTGCCGCCCCCGGAAGCGGAAGCGGCGGCCGCGGCGCCGGCCGACCCGCTCACCGTCTACCTGGTGGTGGCCTTGGCGTCGGTGTCGTCGCTCTTCCTCTTCTCGGTGCTGGTGTTCGTGGCGGTGCGGCTGtgcaggaggggcggggcgggctcGGCGGGTCGCTGCCCGGTGCCCGAGGACCACTTCCCGGGCCACCTGGTGGACGTCAGCGGCACGGGGACCCTGTCCCAGAGCTACCAGTACGAGGTGTGTCTGACGAGAGGCTCTGGTACTGGCGAGTTCGAATTCCTGAAGCCAGTTGTACCCAACTTTCAGAGCCATTTCCCGGGGCCAGAAATAAATCCCCAATTTTAGGTTAAGTATTAAGTGACAatagttgtttttaatattccaaatattttaaattgatggTTAAAGGTTTTTCTGGCAACTTACTATGGACCTTTAAAACATTAAACTTACTtgcaaaatttgtttttaaaaatggcatcttTTTTTCATTACTATAACAAAATTAATGGTCCTAAATGTTGCCTGAAAACAGTGATGAAGTCAATAGCTGTACAAACCCTTGTTATGTCATAGCTTAGAACTAATGAGGAAAAAACAATGGGAAATTATTGTCAGTTGTATTCGCTTGACTTTTTCTGCATAGTTTAACCAGTAAGTATGTAAGAGCAGTACTGTACTAACACAGTGAGCCATGACTAATATGAAAGGAGAGAGAACTGGTACAGTGAGAATCTGGTTCTTGCTTTATTCTGCTGTCATAGCACTTTGatcttattttctcttaaaatgttaTACTAATTGTATTTCATTAATATACTAATGTTAGttttaatataattgttttaattgCTTTTCATTTAGTTTCATTGGTgttaaaaggggagaaaaagctACACTGTTTATCCAGTGAGATGAAAGGGCATAGTAGGAAACTGGCTTTTCCCACTTGAGAAACACTGATCATCTATGACAGAGTATGCAGTAGCCACTTAAACTccattcattttttcttctttagtaacAGATCCCCAAATTTCATTTAGAACATTAGTGTACTTAGTTAAAacattttcccaactttcttcccAGCCATAATAAAGCATTTGACTAGGTTACTGTCAAAGAAATGTGTATGAGAATGTCCTAAGAGAGTTTCAAAAAGGTCTTTAAAAGCAAGGTGATTCATCTAGGAAGTGACTGGGGGAGTCcccttttgtctttctctaactgcCTTTGCCTCTTGAAATGTGTGAGTAATATTTGGAATATAATGTCATATTGAGCCATAAAGCAAAACTAAAGATGAAAATAATGGTTCAAGACAGTCAGTGTAGCATAAACTCTATAAAATTTGAGGATCCCTGATAATCAGAGTCATCATGTCATCCCTGAATTGCTTGCTTCTGAACGTTTTTTACGTGGGAAATAAAGGGATTTCTATCTCATTTAAGCcactattgttttaattttgtgctACCTCCAGAAGAATGCAATCCTAATGCTCTCACAGTAAGATAGTgtgttaaaatattatataatacagtAGAATGCACAAATCTTAAGTGTAAGAGAATTTGATGTAActgatttttgtcattttttcttgAATACTAATTTAGAGTGAGGAGTGCTTTACATTCATTATCTTTATAATCCTCTGCCAAACCCTaaggatggagaaggcaatggcaccccactccagtactcttgcctagaaaatcccatggatggaggagcctggtaggctgcggtccatggggtcgctgagagacaggactgagcaacttcattttcacttttcactttcatgcattggagaaggaaatggcaacccactcgtgttcttgcctggaggatcccaggggcaggggaccctgatgggcttccgtctatggggtcgcacagcacgaatgaagagacttagcagcagcaaacccTAAGGAAGTTGACATATTATCTCCCCTTTTACTTGCACACAATTTGGgagtaataaatgaaaaaaaatgtgaaatatattctAAGTCTACTTGAATTGAGTACCCCAGTTCTTAACCCAGATACTATTCCGACAAGCATTAACTGGTAGCACTGTCTTTGAAACTGAGAAAGTGAAATTCTTCTTTTTCATGAACTGAACTCACATGTAGAAATGTAACTTTTAGTCTATTCCTTGATTTTGGTTCTGTACCAAAGATCACGCTGCTCTGAACCAATGAACCCAAAGTTCTTATAGAAGTATTGACCTAAGTAAGCTGGGTCAGATACCACAGTTGACCTTGATCATGATCCGATCAGTCTGATTATATTCCTGTACCTTCTCAACATACCACATTCATAACTGCAGAAATGAATGCTCTGAATAGAAGGTAGAATTAACCCTGTGGTTGTATTTTTGTACTATTTCTTTAGTCTTTTTCTGCCAATGCTAGTATACACATTGCTTTTTTGAAACTTTATCATGCACAATTTGTAAGTTCCTTACTCAGATTAACATACTATATTTACATTATTAGCTGACTATTTGTTTCAAAGCAGTAGCTATTCTAGTATTACTTCTGAATGAAATAACTAATTTCAGAAAAGTATGAGCAATTATGTGGCAGAATTTTTATCACTAAACAATTTAGAGATTCTGGAATGCTAACAGAGCCAATaggctctagtaattttctgttaaaattaaCCATATGGCTTTGATGACAtctcttaaaaaattatactgaaaAAAGATTTAGAGGGTCATAAataactattttgaaaaaaatggatCATAAGAGCTGAATCAGACATTCTTCAGCATTTGCTCTGATAATGCTGTTCTTGCAGAGTGATGAATTTTTGCTGACTTGGATGCTGGGTGCATGAAAATTCATGTTTATGTGTATTAGTTTTGTATTGCTACTATTAAAAATTACCACATAGTTgctcaaaacaataaaaatgtactaCTATATAGTTCTTTAGGTGTGATGTCTGACATGAGTCTGACTGGGCTGAATACAGGGTGTTAGCAGGGATGCATTTCTTTCTGGTGGCTCTAGAGGAGAATTAATTTCTTGGTCTTTTCCAGCTTTTAGATGCTGCCTATATTACTTGACTCATGGTCTCTTTCATCTACTTGCAAAGCCAGCAACACTCTGTCCCTTAGCCCAGTTCTTCTATAATCTTATCTCCCTTGATCATAGCCAGGAAAGGTTCTGTCTGTCCCTCCAAGATAATCCAAGATAACCTCTCTTTCACAGGGTCCTCAATTTAATTACATCTATGAATTCTCTTTTGATGTGTAAGGTAACATTATTACAGATGTTGGGAATTAGGGCATGGATATCTTTGGGTAGGTgcccattattctgcctaccctTGGCTGTTCGaaagaaaacagtctggcagtacCACCTATGGCCAAAGAAAGGCATACAAAGGCATTTGTGACAGGAGTTTAGACCTTACTGATTAGTGCTTTAGCCCTAAACAAAGTATTAGACAAACTTCTAAAGATAGTTAAACAAAAACACTGAGTTTATAAATGTGTTATGAATCTTTACCAAAATTCAGTTTTAATTATAAAGCTGGAAAATCTGATCTAAAGGGTATGGGCTTGAggtagaaaatgttctaaaattgtggtTGTGgatgtgaatatactaaaagccattgaattatacatttttgcatgtataattttatggtatgtgaattacatctcattaaagctgtttttaaaaaggaataaaacatcattctcatcatgattttttttaaatccaaaaacAGGGCAGGCCTAATAACTATTCGACTCCCTTTTTGGGAAGTTTTGGAACATGAAACTTTTGGTAACTCATGAAACATGAAATTTGTGGAAACTCACAGTCCTCAGGCTTAGGTGTTGGAAAGAAGAAGTAATATTCTTTAATAAGGCATTGGTAAAATACTCTCTTTAGAACCATAATTGATTGCAATTTTGTAGCGTCTACTCATTTATAATTCTATAATATTTAGCATGAAAATGATGTACTAAAGTGTATATTCTTCTTAGCTTAAAtggtaattaaattattttatttaatcattaacTCTGAACATTAACATAAATGAAAGTTTGCTCTTTGTACTTCTGTGCAACAACACAGCTCTCCCTGAACTCATAAAAGCCGTATGGAAATACAACTCAGTGTTTTAAATTGAAGAACACAGTTGACAACCTATTTGGGACGTTTAGGAGAATTTTGCATTCAGTTTTGCATTCCGTGTTAAACCAGTAAAGATGAGACAGAACGCATGGTGGCGCTGCAGGTTAAGGTGATAAAAAAAGAGACTTGCCTTAAAAACAGTAGCTCCAGTATCCAGCTAGTTTCACACTGCCTAGAAGCTGCCTGAAGAATAGCTTTCTCAGCCAGAGCGAAAGTAAGTGTGAAGCCTCTCTAAAACTATATTTAGTGACAAAGCTCTGACCTGCGAGGGCTACCAGGATCTTGGGCATATATGAAGCTCCTGTGAACCCAGTTGTCAGGAAAGAGCAATGGAGACTGGACGGATGCACAATCGCAGACAAAGGCAAGTCCTAGTTTTCTTTGTTTGCCTGAGCATGTCTTGGGGGAGCGCTGATTTGGGGCCCTATTCAGTGGTGGAAGAAACAGAGAGAGGCTCCTTTGTGGCAAATTTAGCAAAAGACCTGGAGTTGGGGTTGACAGAGATGGCTACTCGAGCGGTCCGGATCATTTCCCAGGGGAACAAAGAGCATTTGCAGCTTAACGTTCAGACGGGGGATTTGCTCCTAAATGAGAAGCTAGATCGAGAGGAGCTATGCGGTCCAACTGAGCCTTGCATACTACATTTCCAAGTATTAATGCAAAAACCTTTAGAGATATTCCAGGCAGAACTGAGGGTGAAGGACATCAATGACCATTACCCCGTGTTCAATGAAAgagaaattattctaaaaatacCAGAAAACAGTCCTACAGGAACTGCATTCCCTCTGAGTAATGCTCTGGACTTGGATGTAGGCAGCAACAATATTCAGAACTATACAATCAGCCCCAACTTCCATTTCCGGGTTATAACCCACAATCGCAGCGATGGCAGAAAATACCCTGAGCTGGTGTTGGACAAAGAGCTGGATCGGGAGGAGGAGCCCGAAATCTCATTAACGCTGACAGCGCTGGATGGCGGCTCTCCACCAAGGTATGGGACCACCCAGGTTCTCATTGAAGTGATGGACATCAACGATAATGCCCCTCAGTTTCAGCAGTTGCTCTACAAGGTGAATATTCCCGAAAACAGCCCCGTAGCCTCCCTGGTTGTCACTGTTTCTGCGAACGATGTAGACAGTGGACTCTATGGGAAAATATCATACACATTCTTTCAGCCCTCTGAAGATATTAGTAAAACTTTGGAGGTAAATCCAAAGACAGGCGAAATTCGACTAAGAAAACAAGTAGACTTTGAAACAGTTCTCTCTTATGAAGTGGACGTCATGGCCACTGATGGGGGCGGCCTCTCAGGAAAATGCACTCTTCTCCTGCAGGTAGTGGATGTGAATGACAATCCTCCGAAAGTGACAGTATCTGCACTTACCAGCCCCATCCCAGAGAACACCCCTGAAATTGTAGTTGCTGTTTTCAGTGTTTCAGATCCTGACTCTGGGAACAACGGGAAAACAACTTCCTCCATACAAGATGACCTACCTTTTCTTCTAAAACCTTCAGTCAAGAACTTCTACACCTTAGTAACGGAGAGAACACTGGACAGAGAGCAAAGAGCCGAGTACAACATCACCATCACCGTCACTGACATGGGAACCCCCAGACTGAAAACCCAGCACAACATAACCGTGCTGGTGGCCGACGTCAACGACAACGCTCCCGCCTTCACCCAGACCTCCTACACCCTGTGGGTCCGCGAGAACAACAGCCCCGCCCTGCACATCGGCACCGTCAGCGCCACAGACACAGACGCGGGCGCCAACGCCCAGGTCACCTACTCGCTGCTGCCGCCGCCAGACCCACACCTGCCTCTCGCCTCCCTCGTGTCCATCAACCCCGACAACGGCCACCTCTTCGTCCTCACGTCCCTGGACTACGAGGCCCTGCGAGCCTTCGAGTTCCGCGTGGGCGCCGCCGACCGCGGCTCGCCCGCGCTCAGCAGCCAGGCGCTGGTGCGCCTGCTCGTGGAGGACGCCAACGACAACGCGCCCTTCGTGCTCTACCCGCTGCAGAACGCCTCGGCGCCCTGCACCGAGCTGGTGCCCAGGGCGGCCGAGCCCGGCTACCTGGTGACCAAGGTGGTGGCGGTGGACGGCGACGCGGGCCAGAACGCCTGGCTGTCGTACCAGCTGCTCAAGGCCACGGAGCCCGGGCTGTTCGGCGTGTGGGCGCACAACGGCGAGGTGCGCACGGCGCGGCTGCTGAGCGAGCGCGACGCGCCCAAGCAGCGGCTGGTGGTGCTGGTCAAGGACAACGGCGAGCCGCCGCTGTCGGCCAGCGTCACGCTGCACGTGCTGCTGGTGGACGGCTTCTCGCAGCCCTACCTGCCGCCCCCGGAAGCGGAAGCGGCGGCCGCGGCGCCGGCCGACCCGCTCACCGTCTACCTGGTGGTGGCCTTGGCGTCGGTGTCGTCGCTCTTCCTCTTCTCGGTGCTGGTGTTCGTGGCGGTGCGGCTGtgcaggaggggcggggcgggctcGGCGGGTCGCTGCCCGGTGCCCGAGGGCCACTTCCCGGGCCACCTGGTGGACGTCAGCGGCACGGGGACCCTGTCCCAGAGCTACCAGTACGAGGTGTGTctgatgggaggaactgggaCGAATGAGTTCAAGGTCCTAAAGCATATTCTCCCCAATCTCTCATCCAAGAGCATAGGTAGCGAAGTGGAAGAAAACCCCTCGTTTCAGGGTAGCATTGGAATTTAATAATTCATAGGAACTTACTTAATAAACacattttcttcctctattttttgtttaaaatattaccACCGCCAATAAGGTagtatttaattttctgttttgtttatcctCAATTTCCAACTTTGTTCAACTTCACAAGTTTCCTTTGAATCATATTTCAGTTCAGTGAAGCATTTCTCACCAGAATCCCAACGAGTGAAATAGGTTTTATCGTCAAAGTTGGTTTTACCACATTTTCTCCACTTTATACATCTTTATTGACtttgtgtttacattttaaatgtcagCTCTTAATACTTCTTAAGTTACTAAGATAATCTGCTGCATGTTATCTGTATGTTtactatttgatatttttttttcaaaactggtATTTTGGGTGATTTGTCAATCTAGATTTTCATTACAGCAATTTTCTTAAACTAtgctacttttaaaaacattctctGTATTaccatttacttatttaaaatatagtatttctATTGGGTGATGTCTCTTATCTGAAAATAAGAAACATGATTTTAGGATACtgagtgtgcatatatatatatatgtttgcagacaaaaaagcaaaaatatcattATTCTATAGTATCACATAGAAATGTTTAATAgtttgttgcttttaattttgtatgaaaaaaatcagagattcCTGTCAAATTTTTAGGGGCTAACAATGCAGTCCCATTCGGGCGAAAAATAGAAGTCATCAAGCAGCAGTTTATACGCTAtggattttatattaaaaaattcgAGTGTTTTGGACAGTATCTACCCCATTCCTTGTACAATATTTCTCTGTTTAATCTGTATATCTTGCTTATTGTTGAGGAAAAGAGATTTCCCCCTAGATGTTACGGCCTTGGACAAAATTCTCTGTGAGGCAGAGTTTATAATGCTGTTCTTATTTTCAGTACTTAGGACAGACATTAGTGTggtctactttttattttgtgcatgAAATTAGATCCCACTTGAATTAAGAAGGACCTTAAAAAAGAGGTCAGTCCCTTCTTTAattctgcatatattttaaaactgatgtaagaaaaacaaagacatgtGAAAGGGAACAAATTGCAAAGAATGAGTGAAAGAATACAATTTTTCAAACGGTAAGGTGCTAAAATATTTCCTGTCCTACTCACTAGAGTTTATTTATGCATCCCTTAATACAGTAAGCATTTAATGATTGATTTGGCAATCAATGATGATTAAGACATAGTTTCCATATTGAAGTTCCATTCCTTAATCAAGTCACATATTGAAGAAGGGACAGATTATTGTAAACTATTTACAGGGCAATTATACAGGTTTTGATGGGAGCACAGAGAAGATACAGCCTTACATGCTTCTTTCTAGATTATACAATAATGATTATATTTACGCAATGTAATTAAGTCTGGAAGAAATGTGTTAAAGAAGGTGTGAAAagtttcttttctcagtttttgGTGTTCCTATGCTCAAGTTTTGGAAATGTAAAATCTGTTCCTTTGGTGATGTTGGAAGTCACTAGTTTTAGTTTGGATTCCTTGTATTGCTTGGGAGAAGTGTCAGCAATGAAAGGTTTAGAACTAAAATCTAGCACAATGGACAGATTTAACTGCTAGACACATTATTTTTTCAACTGATGAATTTTTAACTTTCCCCATAAGCAGTGAAAAATTTCAACAAAGTGAACAATTCCCTAtcttaacattattttaaatgatacaaacaaaagaaaaatgaaatatttaaataagaacaaATAAAGACATAGCGCACAAACTGGGAACAGCAATTTGAGTCTGTTGGAGGCCACGCGGTGGCGCTGCAGGCTAAAGAGCCGGGGGTAAAAATCAACTGAGAGTGCTGCGGTGAGTCCCTGACATAAAAAGGAAGATGGCAGCAGGTAGACCAGGGAGAAAAGCTGTAGCAACCCAAGATTCGAAACGGGGGTTATAAAACATAACCCAGACCTTTGCTACTACACGGTGCAGGTCTGCGGTTTGCGACTGCAGTTTTTTTACACTGGGATCTGTGATTGTTACCAATATTAATGAAAGGCCTGTTCAGAAGCAGCTATGGAGGCTAGACGATTTCCCTGCTCAAGACAAAGGCAAgtcctgtttctttttctgtttgggggAGTATCCTTGGCAGGCTCTGGGTTTGGACGTTACTCGgtgacagaggaaacagagagaggATCCTTTGTAGTCAATATAGCTAAGGATCTGGGGCTAGGGGACAAGGAGTT includes:
- the LOC122700238 gene encoding protocadherin beta-16-like isoform X1, whose protein sequence is METGRMHNRRQRQVLVFFVCLSMSWGSADLGPYSVVEETERGSFVANLAKDLELGLTEMATRAVRIISQGNKEHLQLNVQTGDLLLNEKLDREELCGPTEPCILHFQVLMQKPLEIFQAELRVKDINDHYPVFNEREIILKIPENSPTGTAFPLSNALDLDVGSNNIQNYTISPNFHFRVITHNRSDGRKYPELVLDKELDREEEPEISLTLTALDGGSPPRYGTTQVLIEVMDINDNAPQFQQLLYKVNIPENSPVASLVVTVSANDVDSGLYGKISYTFFQPSEDISKTLEVNPKTGEIRLRKQVDFETVLSYEVDVMATDGGGLSGKCTLLLQVVDVNDNPPKVTVSALTSPIPENTPEIVVAVFSVSDPDSGNNGKTTSSIQDDLPFLLKPSVKNFYTLVTERTLDREQRAEYNITITVTDMGTPRLKTQHNITVLVADVNDNAPAFTQTSYTLWVRENNSPALHIGTVSATDTDAGANAQVTYSLLPPPDPHLPLASLVSINPDNGHLFVLTSLDYEALRAFEFRVGAADRGSPALSSQALVRLLVEDANDNAPFVLYPLQNASAPCTELVPRAAEPGYLVTKVVAVDGDAGQNAWLSYQLLKATEPGLFGVWAHNGEVRTARLLSERDAPKQRLVVLVKDNGEPPLSASVTLHVLLVDGFSQPYLPPPEAEAAAAAPADPLTVYLVVALASVSSLFLFSVLVFVAVRLCRRGGAGSAGRCPVPEGHFPGHLVDVSGTGTLSQSYQYEVCLMGGTGTNEFKFLKPILPTVQAQDPGRNSNENPTFRNSLGFNFQ
- the LOC122700238 gene encoding protocadherin beta-16-like isoform X2, with protein sequence METGRMHNRRQRQVLVFFVCLSMSWGSADLGPYSVVEETERGSFVANLAKDLELGLTEMATRAVRIISQGNKEHLQLNVQTGDLLLNEKLDREELCGPTEPCILHFQVLMQKPLEIFQAELRVKDINDHYPVFNEREIILKIPENSPTGTAFPLSNALDLDVGSNNIQNYTISPNFHFRVITHNRSDGRKYPELVLDKELDREEEPEISLTLTALDGGSPPRYGTTQVLIEVMDINDNAPQFQQLLYKVNIPENSPVASLVVTVSANDVDSGLYGKISYTFFQPSEDISKTLEVNPKTGEIRLRKQVDFETVLSYEVDVMATDGGGLSGKCTLLLQVVDVNDNPPKVTVSALTSPIPENTPEIVVAVFSVSDPDSGNNGKTTSSIQDDLPFLLKPSVKNFYTLVTERTLDREQRAEYNITITVTDMGTPRLKTQHNITVLVADVNDNAPAFTQTSYTLWVRENNSPALHIGTVSATDTDAGANAQVTYSLLPPPDPHLPLASLVSINPDNGHLFVLTSLDYEALRAFEFRVGAADRGSPALSSQALVRLLVEDANDNAPFVLYPLQNASAPCTELVPRAAEPGYLVTKVVAVDGDAGQNAWLSYQLLKATEPGLFGVWAHNGEVRTARLLSERDAPKQRLVVLVKDNGEPPLSASVTLHVLLVDGFSQPYLPPPEAEAAAAAPADPLTVYLVVALASVSSLFLFSVLVFVAVRLCRRGGAGSAGRCPVPEGHFPGHLVDVSGTGTLSQSYQYEVCLTGGTVTNEFKFLKPILPTVQAQDPGRNSNENPTFRNSLGFNFQ
- the LOC122700238 gene encoding protocadherin beta-16-like isoform X3; this translates as METGRMHNRRQRQVLVFFVCLSMSWGSADLGPYSVVEETERGSFVANLAKDLELGLTEMATRAVRIISQGNKEHLQLNVQTGDLLLNEKLDREELCGPTEPCILHFQVLMQKPLEIFQAELRVKDINDHYPVFNEREIILKIPENSPTGTAFPLSNALDLDVGSNNIQNYTISPNFHFRVITHNRSDGRKYPELVLDKELDREEEPEISLTLTALDGGSPPRYGTTQVLIEVMDINDNAPQFQQLLYKVNIPENSPVASLVVTVSANDVDSGLYGKISYTFFQPSEDISKTLEVNPKTGEIRLRKQVDFETVLSYEVDVMATDGGGLSGKCTLLLQVVDVNDNPPKVTVSALTSPIPENTPEIVVAVFSVSDPDSGNNGKTTSSIQDDLPFLLKPSVKNFYTLVTERTLDREQRAEYNITITVTDMGTPRLKTQHNITVLVADVNDNAPAFTQTSYTLWVRENNSPALHIGTVSATDTDAGANAQVTYSLLPPPDPHLPLASLVSINPDNGHLFVLTSLDYEALRAFEFRVGAADRGSPALSSQALVRLLVEDANDNAPFVLYPLQNASAPCTELVPRAAEPGYLVTKVVAVDGDAGQNAWLSYQLLKATEPGLFGVWAHNGEVRTARLLSERDAPKQRLVVLVKDNGEPPLSASVTLHVLLVDGFSQPYLPPPEAEAAAAAPADPLTVYLVVALASVSSLFLFSVLVFVAVRLCRRGGAGSAGRCPVPEGHFPGHLVDVSGTGTLSQSYQYEVCLMGGTGTNEFKVLKHILPNLSSKSIGSEVEENPSFQGSIGI
- the LOC122700247 gene encoding protocadherin beta-8-like, with protein sequence MEASRKLVCRQRQVLFFFLFLHLALAGIEFRRYSVVEEAEGSSFVTNLAKDLGLGQGELSRRGTRVISKGNKLYLQLDQESGDLLLNEKLDREELCGQSEPCVLRFQVLLENPLEFFQAELQVIDINDHTPVFMDGDMLLKISESSLPGTTFPLKNAQDMDVGQNNIENYIISPNSYFRVLTRKRSDGRKYPELVLDKVLDREEEAELRLTLTAQDGGSPPRSGTAHVYIEVIDINDNAPEFEQPFYRIKIPEDSPKGFLVVKVSATDVDIGVNGEISYSLSQASEDISKTFEINAMTGEIRLKKQLDFETTQSYEVNIEARDTGSLSGKCTVLIQVVDVNDNAPEVTMSALTGQIPENSPETVVAVFSVSDLDSEENGKVSCSIQYDLPFLLKSSMENFYTLVTERPLDRETRAEYNITITVTDLGTPRLKTQHNITVLVADVNDNAPAFTQTSYTLWVRENNSPALHIGTVSATDTDAGANAQVTYSLLPPPDPHLPLASLVSINPDNGHLFVLTSLDYEALRAFEFRVGAADRGSPALSSQALVRVLVADANDNAPFVLYPLQNASAPCTELVPRAAEPGYLVTKVVAVDGDAGQNAWLSYQLLKATEPGLFGVWAHNGEVRTARLLSERDAPKQRLVVLVKDNGEPPLSASVTLHVLLVDGFSQPYLPPPEAEAAAAAPADPLTVYLVVALASVSSLFLFSVLVFVAVRLCRRGGAGSAGRCPVPEDHFPGHLVDVSGTGTLSQSYQYEVCLTRGSGTGEFEFLKPVVPNFQSHFPGPEINPQF